The following are from one region of the Penaeus vannamei isolate JL-2024 chromosome 28, ASM4276789v1, whole genome shotgun sequence genome:
- the LOC138866981 gene encoding serine proteinase stubble-like, whose translation MARIAGESALAALLVLAAAAAPPGQAYHLLPSDGSDSNVIEPRHLQRALACGSNTASPGSETVLSAGQTVCIASPRYPDNYPKNWDNNWTVKGATPNVRLEISCSPVAIEGSPSCTNDRLVIMHKCFWSKYCGNKRPQTLTTCGPWARLTFRTNGSTQRKGFYCTVTASEITTTASSTTTSATPTTATAATATTTIPTTTTITPTTTTTPTTTTTPTTTTTPTTTPTTTTTPTTTTTPTTTTTPTTTTTPTTTTTSTTTTTPTTTTTPTTTTTPTTTTTPTTTTTPTTTTPTTTTTPTTTTTPTTTTTPTTTTTPTTTTTPTTTTTPTTTTTPTTTTTPTTTTTTAAATTTRDPNTLPCRCGVANSANRIVGGAATEVNEYPWLVGLSDVGGTDRPFCGGSILNNEWVITAAHCVSGVSPSSLRVLFNMHDWNNGPTRIIKRTVDRIVVHPRYSSSTYDSDIALVHIADKVSFTNWPGIKPVCMPPLGSDYAGRDATVTGWGTTSSGGTQPEVLRDVTVPIRTQSECQAAYGSQVTSNMICAGLPEGGKDSCQGDSGGPLTVQEGDGRHYLAGVVSWGTGCALPGRYGVYTDVPNYHTWIHNIASTGRFCGL comes from the exons ATGGCACGGATCGCTGGAGAATCGGCCTTGGCGGCGCTGCTGGTGCTGGCGGCCGCCGCGGCACCTCCAGGCCAGGCATATCACTTGCTTCCG TCTGATGGGAGCGACTCCAACGTTATTGAGCCCCGCCATCTCCAGAGGGCGC TCGCTTGCGGGAGCAACACAGCCAGCCCGGGGAGCGAGACCGTCCTCAGTGCAGGCCAGACGGTGTGCATCGCCTCCCCGCGCTACCCCGACAACTACCCCAAGAACTGGGACAACAACTGGACCGTCAAG GGCGCCACGCCGAACGTGAGGCTGGAAATCAGCTGCTCGCCCGTGGCCATCGAGGGCAGTCCGTCGTGCACCAACGACCGCCTCGTCATCATGCACAAGTGCTTCTGGAGCAA GTACTGCGGGAACAAGCGGCCTCAGACCCTCACGACGTGCGGCCCCTGGGCCAGGCTCACCTTCCGGACCAACGGCTCGACGCAGAGGAAGGGCTTCTACTGCACCGTCACGGCCTCAGAAA TAACCACGACAGCAAGTTCAACAACCACCTCAGCCACGCCGACGACGGCCACAGCAGCTACAGCCACCACCACTATACCAACTACAACCACTATCACAcccacaactacaaccacaccaacaactacaaccacacctacaactacaaccacacctacaaccacaccaacaactacaaccacacctacaactacaaccacacctacaactacaaccacacctacaactacaaccacacctacaactacaaccacatctacaactacaaccacacctacaactacaaccacacctacaactacaaccacaccaacaactacaaccacaccaacaactacaaccacacctactacaaccacaccaacaactacaaccacaccaacaactacaaccacaccaacaactacaaccacaccaacaactacaaccacaccaacaactacaaccacaccaacaactacaaccacaccaacaactacaaccacaccaacaactacaaccacaccaacaactacaaccacaactgCGGCAGCAACGACCACAAGAGACCCCAACACCTTACCTTGCA ggTGCGGCGTGGCCAACAGCGCCAACAGGATCGTGGGCGGGGCAGCCACCGAGGTCAACGAGTACCCGTGGCTCGTGGGGCTGTCCGACGTGGGCGGGACGGACAGGCCTTTCTGCGGGGGCTCCATCCTCAACAACGAGTGGGTCATCACCGCCGCCCACTGCGTTTCGGG AGTGTCACCGAGCAGCCTCCGCGTCTTGTTCAACATGCACGACTGGAACAACGGGCCGACTCGCATCATCAAGAGAACTGTGGACAGAATTGTCGTCCACCCCAGATACAGCAGCAGCACG TACGACAGCGACATCGCACTCGTCCACATCGCAGACAAGGTCAGTTTCACCAACTGGCCTGGCATCAAGCCCGTGTGCATGCCTCCTTTGGGCTCGGACTATGCCGGCAGGGATGCCACGGTCACCGGCTGGGGCACCACGTCCTCAG GTGGCACGCAGCCAGAGGTCCTCCGGGATGTGACTGTGCCCATCAGGACGCAGTCTGAGTGCCAAGCAGCTTACGGCAGCCAGGTTACCAGCAACATGATCTGCGCAGGTTTGCCCGAGGGAGGAAAGGACTCTTGCCAG GGCGACAGCGGAGGCCCTCTGACGGTGCAGGAGGGAGACGGACGCCACTACCTGGCCGGCGTGGTCAGCTGGGGCACCGGGTGCGCGCTGCCGGGCAGATACGGCGTCTACACCGACGTGCCAA ACTACCACACGTGGATCCACAACATCGCCTCCACCGGCAGATTCTGCGGCCTCTAG